The Cucurbita pepo subsp. pepo cultivar mu-cu-16 chromosome LG08, ASM280686v2, whole genome shotgun sequence genome contains a region encoding:
- the LOC111799789 gene encoding protein PROTON GRADIENT REGULATION 5, chloroplastic-like translates to MAASISASRLHKPLPSSFHGGWGSSICGETTGMLAKSVPEVIRVAKPVRFRPVMKNVNEGKGVFAPAVVLARNIIGKKRFNQLRGKAIALHSQIITEFCKSIGADAKQRQGLIRLAKKNGERLGFLA, encoded by the exons ATGGCAGCTTCAATTTCTGCATCTCGTCTTCACAAACCTCTTCCCTCCTCCTTCCATGGAGGCTGGGGCTCCTCCATTTGCGGCGAAACCACCGGGATGCTCGCCAAATCGGTCCCGGAAGTGATCCGAGTTGCAAAGCCGGTGAGATTCCGGCCAGTGATGAAGAATGTTAACGAAGGGAAAGGCGTATTTGCGCCTGCCGTTGTTCTTGCTCGAAATATTATCGGAAAGAAGCGTTTCAATCAGTTGAGAGGCAAGGCCATTGCGCTGCACTCACAG ATTATTACGGAGTTCTGCAAATCTATTGGAGCTGATGCTAAGCAAAGGCAGGGTTTGATTAGGTTAGCCAAGAAGAATGGTGAAAGGTTAGGGTTCCTTGCTTGA
- the LOC111799726 gene encoding acid phosphatase 1-like, translating to MVMAMAKSVLPLLFTFFCLFIALTAADWNIINRRTNNGLKISLKNYCESWRLNVELHNVRYFKLVPEECVGYIGNYVTSTQYKVDSERTIEECIVYLTKGCSLKGDGTDAWIFDIDDTLISTVPYYKKAQYGGKKLNITDLEAWMSEAKAPVLGHTLRFFNLLKAKGVDIILISARREALRSATIENLVQKGYHGWSDLFFRSDEEKDVEKYKSDVRRRLVKGGYCIWGILGDQYSSLEGTPSGRRTFKLPNPMYYVA from the exons ATGGTAATGGCAATGGCAAAATCTGTACTACCCCTTCTCTTCACTTTCTTTTGCCTTTTCATTGCTTTAACAGCTGCAGACTGGAACATTATCAACCGAAGGACCAATAATGGGCTCAAAATCAGCCTAAAGAACTACTGCGAAAGCTGGAGATTGAACGTCGAGCTCCACAATGTCCGATACTTCAAGCTTGTTCCTGAAGAATGCGTTGGTTACATTGGCAACTACGTTACCTCCACTCAGTACAAAGTTGATTCCGAGAGGACGATTGAAGAATGTATCGTGTACCTTACCAAGGGCTGCTCCCTTAAGGGCGACGGCACTGATGCTTGGATCTTTGATATCGATGATACCCTCATCTCTACCGTGCCCTATTACAAGAAAGCTCAATACGG GgggaagaaattgaatatCACAGATTTGGAAGCATGGATGAGCGAGGCCAAAGCACCAGTTTTGGGGCACACATTGAGGTTTTTCAATCTATTGAAAGCAAAAGGAGTGGatatcattttgatttctgCTAGAAGGGAAGCTCTGAGATCAGCCACCATTGAGAACCTCGTTCAAAAGGGGTACCATGGATGGTCCGATCTGTTCTTTAG GAGCGATGAAGAGAAGGACGTGGAGAAATATAAGTCAGATGTGAGAAGGAGATTGGTGAAAGGAGGGTATTGCATTTGGGGGATATTGGGAGATCAATACAGCAGCCTTGAGGGAACTCCAAGTGGAAGAAGAACGTTCAAGCTTCCAAATCCAATGTATTATGTAGCTTGA
- the LOC111801188 gene encoding uncharacterized protein LOC111801188 — MEPKSSINARTDRRSEIGSFGDRNKDELLENGELGLSKSISRGLNKRVMLPHALYLKLKQYRISKSYVHDSFFNSKIGLDYNVPKYMLTTDEKYLRRCLESIQISASKAARCNASINLSSVKTDALTDTTRLRTRAMGDLEKFVIACSSTSVDGNEDVTSSKLSFVGSIMGSKSMINILKSPLLQQLGITDGTSKIVRMDLNDIKGFPGREFVDSLGGVDISSLKKLENESHQDESNTANERVFPIPSTSFICSDQSSSGSASTQLCQGMLQFTWKEGNLHFVFSVDNEKEIYVASSSKVASSDDQAWSYVYLFHSAKNGLKDHEVRDSRPFIVGKMTVSTSYSVCSNNSKTADTEFVLFGVLENSDLEMDSSNNTHKRNKVFPRKVTEVFRTSNSFKLRNMPSFNRSGVVNSDKFNSVDDLICARDVPPNFELCTIVVRDHIPEDRGSRRGGWGLKFLKQAKAEQTPDSTATTVQADCCARNIGKCSTSMDVLIPAGLHGGPRTRNCGPSTLKERWRSGGLCDCGGWDIGCPLTVLEGVSEDTSRRTDTHECRAFNVHAKGLEKDRPALRMVNIRDGLYFVHFERKLSCLQSFSIAVAMIHSRSPGLKTRNVQELK; from the exons ATGGAACCAAAGTCGTCTATCAACGCTCGGACTGATCGACGAAGTGAAATTGGTTCTTTCGGTGACAGGAACAAGGATGAGTTGTTGGAAAATGGTGAATTGGGTCTGTCGAAGTCGATATCGAGAGGGTTGAATAAGAGGGTAATGCTGCCTCATGCATTATATTTGAAGTTGAAGCAATACCGAATCAGTAAGAGTTATGTTCACGATTCGTTTTTTAACAGTAAGATAGGGTTAGACTATAACGTTCCGAAGTATATGCTGACAACAGATGAGAAATATCTACGACGATGCTTGGAATCGATACAGATCAGTGCATCGAAGGCTGCACGATGTAATGCATCTATAAACTTGAGCTCGGTGAAGACTGATGCTTTGACTGATACGACTAGATTAAGAACGAGAGCGATGGGTGATTTGGAAAAGTTTGTTATTGCATGCTCGTCAACAAGCGTGGATGGCAACGAGGATGTAACCTCGAGCAAACTGTCGTTTGTTGGTTCAATTATGGGAAGTAAGAGCATGATCAACATATTGAAGAGCCCTTTATTGCAACAACTCGGTATCACAGATGGCACGTCGAAAATCGTAAGAATGGACTTGAATGATATCAAAGGCTTCCCAGGCAGAGAATTTGTGGACTCTCTCGGTGGCGTCGATATATCTTCGTTGAAGAAGCTAGAAAATGAAAGTCATCAAGATGAATCTAACACAGCGAACGAGAGGGTTTTCCCTATTCCGAGCACGAGTTTTATATGTTCCGACCAGTCTTCTTCGGGTTCGGCTTCCACACAGCTTTGTCAGGGAATGCTTCAGTTCACATGGAAGGAAGGAAATCTTCACTTCGTCTTCTCGGTGGACAACGAGAAGGAAATCTATGTAGCTAGCTCGTCGAAGGTCGCCTCATCAGACGATCAGGCTTGGAGCTACGTTTATTTGTTCCATTCCGCAAAGAATGGACTAAAGGATCACGAGGTTAGAGATAGCAGACCCTTTATCGTTGGTAAAATGACGGTGTCGACGTCTTATAGCGTCTGTTCGAATAATTCGAAAACTGCAGATACTGAATTCGTGTTGTTCGGTGTTCTTGAAAATTCCGACTTGGAGATGGATTCTTCTAACAATACTCACAAGAGGAATAAGGTCTTCCCTAGAAAGGTGACTGAAGTATTTAGGACAAGTAACTCATTTAAACTAAGAAACATGCCCAGTTTCAACAGATCAGGCGTCGTAAACTCGGATAAATTCAACAGCGTCGACGACTTAATTTGTGCTCGTGACGTTCCCCCCAATTTTGAGCTGTGTACCATTGTTGTGAGAGACCATATCCCGGAAGATCGAGGCAGTAGACGTGGAGGTTGGGGTTTAAAGTTTCTCAAACAGGCCAAGGCCGAACAAACACCCGATTCAACAGCAACCACAGTGCAGGCTGACTGTTGTGCACGAAATATCGGTAAATGTTCGACGAGCATGGATGTTCTTATCCCTGCTGGTCTTCATGGCGGGCCTAGAACAAGGAACTGCGGTCCTTCCACCCTCAAGGAACGATGGAGGTCGGGTGGACTCTGTGATTGTGGCGGTTGGGACATTGGATGTCCTCTAACAGTACTTGAAGGCGTCAGTGAAGATACTTCGCGACGAACAGACACGCACGAGTGTCGGGCATTCAACGTACATGCTAAg GGTTTAGAGAAGGATCGTCCAGCGTTGAGGATGGTGAACATCCGCGACGGGTTGTACTTTGTTCATTTTGAACGGAAACTGTCATGTCTGCAATCTTTCTCGATTGCGGTGGCGATGATCCATTCGCGAAGTCCGGGTCTGAAAACGAGAAATGTACAGGAGctaaaataa
- the LOC111800120 gene encoding pre-mRNA-processing factor 19-like gives MNCSISGEIPEEPVVSKNSGLLFEKRLIERHISDYGKCPVTGEPLSIDDIVPIKTGKIVKPRQAASIPGMLGMFQNEWDVLVLSNFALEQQLHTARQELSHALYQHDAACRVIARLKKERDEARSLLAQAERQMPLSSTSISSNAAVNVNGKRVNEDEELGPDGKKIRPGISATVISELTDCNASLSQQRKKRQIPPTLVPVEALESYTQISSHPLHKTNKPGIISLDINHEKDVIATGGLDTNAVLFGRSSGEILSTLSGHSKKVTSVKFVTRDDLFLTGSADKTVRVWQPSDDGNYNCRHILKDHTAEVQAVTVHATNNFFVTASLDNTWCFYDLASGLCLTQVAEASGTEGYTSAAFHPDGLILGTGTSEALVKIWDVKSQKNVARFDGHVGAVTAISFSENGYFLATAAHDGVKLWDLRKLKNFRTFAPYDSETPTNSVEFDHSGSYLAIAGSDIRVYQVASVKSEWNCIKTIPDLSGTGKATCLKFGTDAKYLAVGSMDRNLRIFGVPGEDGPMET, from the exons ATGAACTGCTCTA TCTCCGGCGAGATTCCGGAAGAGCCAGTTGTCTCTAAGAATTCTGGATTACTCTTCGAGAAGCGGTTAATCGAGAGGCACATTTCA GACTATGGGAAATGCCCTGTTACAGGCGAACCTCTTTCCATTGATGACATCGTTCCAATTAAAACTGGAAAG ATAGTCAAGCCCAGGCAAGCTGCTAGCATCCCTGGAATGCTCGGAATGTTCCAGAAT GAATGGGATGTTTTGGTGCTGTCCAATTTTGCACTGGAGCAACAGTTGCATACAGCCAGACAGGAACTTAGTCATGCCTTATATCag CATGATGCAGCCTGTCGTGTAATTGCAAGACTTAAAAAGGAACGGGATGAAGCTAGGTCATTACTTGCTCAGGCAGAGAGGCAGATGCCCTTGTCATCAACTTCAATATCATCCAATGCTGCTGTCAATGTTAATGGCAAAAGAG TTAATGAGGATGAGGAATTGGGTCCTGATGGGAAGAAAATACGTCCAGGAATATCAGCCACTGTTATCTCTGAGCTCACAGATTGTAATGCTTCCCTTTCACAACAAAGGAAGAAGCGGCAG ATACCTCCTACGTTGGTTCCTGTTGAGGCTTTAGAGAGTTACACCCAGATTTCTAGTCATCCActtcataaaacaaacaaaccagGGATTATATCTCTTGACATCAATCATGAGAAG GATGTCATTGCGACTGGAGGGCTGGACACAAATGCTGTTCTTTTTGGTCGATCATCTGGGGAGATTTTATCTACACTGAGTGGTCATTCAAAGAAG GTAACAAGTGTCAAATTTGTCACCCGAGATGATTTATTCTTGACTGGTTCAGCTGACAAG ACTGTCCGTGTGTGGCAACCATCTGATGACGGGAACTATAAttgtagacacattttaaaggATCACACAGCTGAG GTCCAAGCTGTTACCGTCCATGCTACCAACAACTTCTTTGTTACTGCCTCCCTTGATAACACATGGTGTTTTTATGACCTTGCTTCAGGATTATGCCTAACCCAG GTTGCAGAGGCTTCAGGAACGGAGGGCTACACATCTGCTGCCTTCCATCCTGATGGTCTCATCCTTGGAACGGGCACGTCGGAGGCCCTTGTTAAAATTTGGGATGTAAAAAGTCAG AAAAATGTGGCTAGATTTGATGGACACGTTGGGGCAGTGACAGCTATATCTTTTTCTGAAAATGGTTACTTCCTTGCG ACTGCAGCTCATGATGGAGTAAAGCTGTGGGACCTtcgaaaattgaagaatttcCGTACATTTGCACCTTATGATTCAGAAACTCCAACAAACTCCG TGGAATTTGACCATAGTGGATCTTACCTTGCAATTGCTGGCTCAGATATAAG AGTTTACCAAGTTGCTAGTGTGAAATCTGAATGGAATTGCATCAAAACTATTCCAGATTTATCTGGCACAG GTAAAGCAACCTGCCTAAAATTCGGAACGGATGCAAAATACTTGGCAGTCGGATCCATGGATCGAAATCTTCGGATTTTTGGTGTGCCTGGGGAAGACGGCCCGATGGAGACATAA
- the LOC111800121 gene encoding cysteine-rich repeat secretory protein 3-like isoform X1 produces the protein MGFSSFNPFSLLLLLLVSMAFLSFFALIPPAQSASDYTSLVYKGCAKQALSDPSGVYTQALSALFGSLVSQSTKARFYKTTSGSGQATINGLFQCRGDLTNGDCYNCVSKIPHIVESLCGKAIAARIQLYGCYLLYEVSGFAQISGFQMLYKTCGATNVAGSGFEERRDTALSVLENGVVSGHGFYTTNYQSVYVLGQCEGDLGDSDCGECVKNAVQRAQVECGSSISGQLYLHRCFISYSYYPNGVPSGGSSSSSSSSSSSSGVNTGKTVAIILGATAGVVFVAICLLFARGLMKKHDDGK, from the exons ATggggttttcttctttcaatcctttctctcttcttcttcttcttcttgtttccaTGGCCTTCTTGTCCTTTTTTGCTCTTATCCCACCTGCACAATCTGCCTCTGATTACACTTCTTTGGTCTACAAGGGTTGTGCTAAGCAAGCCCTCTCAGATCCATCTGGGGTTTACACCCAAGCGCTTTCAGCCCTTTTTGGCTCCTTggtttcacaatccaccaagGCTAGATTCTACAAAACCACCTCTGGAAGTGGCCAAGCCACCATTAATGGCCTCTTCCAGTGCAGAGGGGACCTCACCAATGGCGACTGCTACAATTGTGTGAGCAAAATCCCTCATATCGTTGAGTCTCTCTGTGGCAAAGCTATAGCCGCCAGAATCCAACTCTATGGCTGCTATTTGCTCTATGAAGTTTCTGGGTTCGCCCAAATTTCAGGGTTTCAAATGCTGTACAAAACTTGTGGAGCTACCAATGTTGCTGGAAGTGGCTTTGAGGAGCGGCGGGATACTGCCCTCTCTGTTTTGGAGAATGGTGTTGTGAGTGGCCATGGATTTTACACTACAAATTACCAATCTGTTTATGTTTTGGGGCAATGTGAAGGGGATTTGGGGGACTCAGATTGTGGAGAATGTGTGAAAAATGCAGTCCAAAGAGCTCAAGTTGAATGTGGGAGCTCAATTTCAGGCCAGCTCTATCTCCATAGATGCTTTATAAGTTATAGTTACTACCCAAATGGGGTTCCTTCAGGAggatcatcatcttcatcttcttcatcatcatcatcatctg GAGTAAATACAGGGAAAACAGTAGCTATAATCCTCGGAGCAACAGCAGGAGTGGTTTTTGTGGCGATTTGCTTGCTTTTTGCAAGAGGGTTGATGAAAAAACATGATGATGGTAAgtag
- the LOC111800121 gene encoding cysteine-rich repeat secretory protein 3-like isoform X2, whose product MGFSSFNPFSLLLLLLVSMAFLSFFALIPPAQSASDYTSLVYKGCAKQALSDPSGVYTQALSALFGSLVSQSTKARFYKTTSGSGQATINGLFQCRGDLTNGDCYNCVSKIPHIVESLCGKAIAARIQLYGCYLLYEVSGFAQISGFQMLYKTCGATNVAGSGFEERRDTALSVLENGVVSGHGFYTTNYQSVYVLGQCEGDLGDSDCGECVKNAVQRAQVECGSSISGQLYLHRCFISYSYYPNGVPSGGSSSSSSSSSSSSGVNTGKTVAIILGATAGVVFVAICLLFARGLMKKHDDD is encoded by the exons ATggggttttcttctttcaatcctttctctcttcttcttcttcttcttgtttccaTGGCCTTCTTGTCCTTTTTTGCTCTTATCCCACCTGCACAATCTGCCTCTGATTACACTTCTTTGGTCTACAAGGGTTGTGCTAAGCAAGCCCTCTCAGATCCATCTGGGGTTTACACCCAAGCGCTTTCAGCCCTTTTTGGCTCCTTggtttcacaatccaccaagGCTAGATTCTACAAAACCACCTCTGGAAGTGGCCAAGCCACCATTAATGGCCTCTTCCAGTGCAGAGGGGACCTCACCAATGGCGACTGCTACAATTGTGTGAGCAAAATCCCTCATATCGTTGAGTCTCTCTGTGGCAAAGCTATAGCCGCCAGAATCCAACTCTATGGCTGCTATTTGCTCTATGAAGTTTCTGGGTTCGCCCAAATTTCAGGGTTTCAAATGCTGTACAAAACTTGTGGAGCTACCAATGTTGCTGGAAGTGGCTTTGAGGAGCGGCGGGATACTGCCCTCTCTGTTTTGGAGAATGGTGTTGTGAGTGGCCATGGATTTTACACTACAAATTACCAATCTGTTTATGTTTTGGGGCAATGTGAAGGGGATTTGGGGGACTCAGATTGTGGAGAATGTGTGAAAAATGCAGTCCAAAGAGCTCAAGTTGAATGTGGGAGCTCAATTTCAGGCCAGCTCTATCTCCATAGATGCTTTATAAGTTATAGTTACTACCCAAATGGGGTTCCTTCAGGAggatcatcatcttcatcttcttcatcatcatcatcatctg GAGTAAATACAGGGAAAACAGTAGCTATAATCCTCGGAGCAACAGCAGGAGTGGTTTTTGTGGCGATTTGCTTGCTTTTTGCAAGAGGGTTGATGAAAAAACATGATGATG attaa
- the LOC111801097 gene encoding pentatricopeptide repeat-containing protein At4g33170-like has translation MNDLFDPDPIPPRAPPLAAATAAAGKSDPRIIHAQAIKSPATDRSVYNNLITLYGRANLLHYSVRLFDQIPLPNVVSWTALISAHSNTFLALRHFVSMLRCPSFPNQRTLASLFKTCASLPCVSFGLSLHSLAHKLSLCSEPFCGSALVNFYSKSHLFDDARKVFDEISDTDEVCYSALVVGLAQNAQSIDALSVFREMKASEVASTMYSVSGALRAAADLAALEQCRVLHGHAVVVGLDTDVIVQTSLIDGYGKSGLIIDARQVFEESLGCMNVVGWNAMLASYAQQGDKNSTLELFNSMVSFGLCPDEYTFLAILTSYCNSRLVGEIELWLRRMRVEYGVQPTLEHFTCLIDAMGRAGKLEEAERIAMTMPFVPDAAVWRALLSSSASHGAGDMAWAMAKRLLELNPHDDSAYVIVANALSSTARWEEVAVVRKMMKERQVKKKSGRSWIEVRGEVHAFLAGDRNHERTEEIYAKLRNLIWEIEKLGYVPIWAEMLHEVGEKEKKEALWYHSEKLALAYGVLVGAAPPGKALRIVKNLRICRDCHQVFKYASRVLGREIVVRDVNRYHRFLNGSCTCGDIW, from the exons ATGAATGACTTATTCGATCCAGACCCAATACCACCACGAGCGCCACCCCTGGCAGCGGCAACGGCGGCGGCGGGGAAGTCAGATCCTCGCATCATCCATGCCCAAGCCATCAAATCTCCGGCCACCGATCGTTCTGTTTACAACAATCTGATAACTCTCTACGGCAGAGCAAACTTGCTGCACTATTCCGTTCGTCTTTTCGACCAAATCCCATTGCCCAATGTTGTGTCTTGGACTGCACTCATCTCTGCTCATTCCAACACGTTTCTCGCTCTTCGCCATTTTGTTTCTATGCTCCGATGCCCATCTTTCCCTAACCAACGGACATTAGCTTCTCTTTTCAAGACCTGCGCTTCGCTCCCTTGCgtctcttttgggctttcccttcacTCCCTTGCCCACAAACTCTCACTCTGCAGTGAACCCTTCTGTGGCTCTGCGCTTGTGAATTTCTACTCCAAATCCCATTTGTTCGATGACGCCCGTAAGGTGTTCGATGAAATTTCTGACACAGACGAGGTTTGCTATTCTGCCCTCGTCGTTGGTCTGGCACAGAATGCTCAATCCATTGATGCATTATCAGTGTTTAGAGAGATGAAAGCTTCTGAAGTTGCGTCGACGATGTACAGTGTCTCTGGTGCTCTTCGTGCTGCGGCTGATCTTGCTGCGCTGGAGCAATGCAGGGTTTTACATGGCCACGCTGTGGTTGTCGGATTGGATACTGATGTGATTGTTCAAACTTCTCTGATTGATGG GTATGGGAAATCGGGGCTCATAATTGATGCACGGCAGGTGTTTGAGGAAAGTTTGGGATGTATGAATGTTGTGGGGTGGAATGCGATGTTGGCAAGTTATGCACAGCAGGGAGATAAGAATTCTACGCTTGAGCTATTCAATTCAATGGTATCTTTTGGGCTGTGTCCTGATGAGTACACCTTCTTAGCCATTCTAACATCATATTGCAATTCACGTCTAGTTGGTGAGATTGAACTGTGGCTGAGAAGGATGAGAGTGGAGTATGGAGTGCAACCTACCCTAGAGCATTTTACTTGCCTGATAGATGCAATGGGGAGAGCTGGGAAGTTAGAAGAAGCTGAGAGGATAGCCATGACAATGCCTTTTGTGCCAGATGCTGCAGTTTGGCGTGCATTGCTATCGAGCTCTGCTAGCCATGGAGCAGGCGATATGGCATGGGCCATGGCAAAACGGTTACTCGAGCTTAACCCGCACGACGACTCGGCTTATGTGATTGTTGCTAATGCTCTATCTTCTACAGCAAGATGGGAGGAAGTGGCAGTAGTGCGGAAGATGATGAAAGAGAGGcaggtgaagaagaaaagtgggAGGAGTTGGATTGAAGTTAGAGGGGAAGTTCATGCGTTTTTAGCAGGGGACAGAAACCATGAAAGGACTGAGGAAATCTATGCAAAGCTAAGAAACTTGATTTGGGAGATAGAGAAGCTTGGGTATGTCCCAATTTGGGCTGAGATGCTTCATGAAGtaggggaaaaggaaaagaaggaagCACTTTGGTATCACAGTGAGAAATTGGCGCTGGCTTATGGGGTGCTGGTCGGGGCGGCACCACCTGGAAAAGCTCTACGAATTGTAAAGAATCTAAGAATATGCAGAGATTGTCATCAAGTTTTCAAGTATGCAAGTAGGGTGCTGGGGAGGGAGATTGTAGTTAGAGATGTAAATAGATACCATAGATTTCTAAATGGTAGCTGCACCTGTGGAGACATCTGGTAA
- the LOC111801098 gene encoding uncharacterized protein LOC111801098, which yields MWRRAGILRGLGVRRFSAETRRRIEDEGDWFYASEWWGNDYDGDGDGRTVFSSTSEKGNGVVSVLSYPSSRPSGLHWPGTGRWLQQRYAEVCPGCKNGERFGILGYQWRVLRFNDNTRQSTAKVMAAYRESKPESIFLMQQAHCLAVPYLKSMISVGLTTIASCGYDLLNAIQGKQNLRILCIGHGGGSLPLFLASKIQGANVDIVEIDPLVISASIQAMGFPAFSVMTASGEHAFARPESIDDVMWKGIHERLFLYELDAEDFVCNTTNLYDMIFIDAYDGDDIFPNKLWDPNSTFLEALSKRLHPKHGTVVVNLHSDSDLLTSDGSVPSVLEHILPMGKYVSRIGRAYKDVLTRDGSSSGESSGLGFTVAVPWVCNTSLVVCKGFEMNGEYLDRDLLMNTLISKSLEVESLLKLPFSCLEYIKRGFVLVD from the exons ATGTGGCGTAGAGCCGGAATTTTGCGAGGGCTGGGCGTTCGGCGGTTTTCAGCGGAAACTCGCCGTCGTATCGAGGACGAGGGAGACTGGTTTTACGCCTCAGAATGGTGGGGGAACGATtacgacggcgacggcgacggccGCACTGTTTTCAGTTCAACATCTGAGAAAGGAAATGGCGTCGTCTCTGTTCTTTCATACCCTTCCTCCAGGCCT AGTGGGCTTCATTGGCCAGGGACTGGAAGGTGGCTTCAGCAAAGATATGCAGAGGTATGCCCTGGTTGCAAGAACGGGGAACGGTTCGGGATTCTTGGATATCAATGGCGAGTGCTTCGTTTCAATGACAATACTCGCCAAAGCACAGCTAAAGTAATGGCTGCTTACCGGGAATCAAAACCAGAGTCAATTTTCCTCATGCAGCAGGCGCATTGTTTGGCTGTTCCTT ATCTAAAGAGTATGATATCAGTTGGGCTGACCACTATTGCATCTTGTGGGTATGATCTTTTGAATGCAATCcaaggaaaacaaaatctaCGTATTTTATGTATTGGTCATGGTGGTGGGAGCTTGCCTCTATTTTTAGCAAGTAAAATTCAAG gtgcCAACGTTGACATAGTTGAAATCGACCCTCTTGTGATCTCGGCCTCAATCCAAGCCATGGGCTTCCCAGCGTTCTCAGTTATGACTGCATCAGGAGAGCATGCATTTGCCCGACCCGAATCCATTGACGATGTCATGTGGAAAGGCATCCATGAAAGACTTTTCCTCTACGAATTAGATGCAGAGGATTTCGTCTGCAACACGACCAATCTATACGACATGATCTTCATTGATGCTTACGATGGAGATGACATATTCCCGAACAAACTCTGGGATCCAAATTCCACATTTCTTGAAGCTCTCAGCAAGCGACTTCATCCTAAACATGGAACTGTGGTGGTGAATCTTCACTCTGATTCCGATCTCTTGACTTCTGATGGCTCTGTCCCATCTGTTCTTGAACATATATTGCCAATGGGAAAGTACGTATCTCGAATCGGTCGAGCGTACAAGGATGTTCTAACACGAGATGGGAGTTCTTCTGGTGAAAGTTCTGGTTTAGGATTCACAGTGGCGGTTCCGTGGGTTTGCAATACATCTCTGGTTGTGTGCAAAGGTTTCGAAATGAACGGTGAGTATCTCGACCGGGATCTTTTAATGAACACATTGATATCTAAATCCCTTGAAGTAGAAAGTCTTCTGAAGCTGccattttcttgtttggaGTATATAAAGAGAGGTTTTGTACTTGTTGATTAA